One Halioglobus japonicus DNA segment encodes these proteins:
- the ribB gene encoding 3,4-dihydroxy-2-butanone-4-phosphate synthase: MQVNTVDELISDLRQGRMVVLLDDDADSHNEGVVMVAAEHVDADQVNFMARKARGLVCLTLTEERCRQLDLPPMVEDAMGEKSNFTLSIEATVGIDTGISAADRARTVHAAVAPHAVPGDIVQPGHIFPLEALPGGVLTRAGHTEAGCDYARLAGLLPAAVIADILTDDGTLADGPALVEFAAKQGLKIGTVADLIHFRMVNERTIRKVREGKVNTAHGEFNLTAYRDQTAGDVHLALSMGDISEAEPTLVRVHVQSALRDLVGSEIEDQPTWSMARCMQTVAEAGKGVIVLLAREEGPEQLLNSIDMALGEEFTAGSGSAVYNTVGLGSQILRDLGVGKIHLMGAPIKYNALSGFDLEVLDFVSPKAD; the protein is encoded by the coding sequence ATGCAAGTAAACACTGTTGATGAACTGATTTCTGACCTGCGCCAGGGTCGCATGGTAGTGCTGTTGGACGATGATGCCGACAGCCACAATGAAGGCGTGGTAATGGTAGCTGCCGAGCACGTGGATGCCGACCAGGTGAACTTTATGGCCCGCAAGGCCCGTGGCCTGGTGTGCCTGACCCTCACTGAGGAGCGCTGCCGCCAGCTCGACCTGCCACCCATGGTGGAAGATGCCATGGGCGAGAAGTCCAACTTCACGCTGTCCATCGAAGCCACAGTCGGTATCGATACTGGCATTTCCGCGGCAGACCGGGCGCGCACCGTGCACGCCGCCGTGGCGCCCCATGCGGTGCCGGGCGATATTGTGCAACCGGGCCATATCTTCCCCCTGGAAGCACTGCCGGGTGGCGTGCTTACTCGCGCGGGCCATACCGAAGCCGGCTGCGATTACGCCCGCCTGGCAGGCCTTTTGCCTGCGGCAGTGATTGCCGACATTCTTACCGATGACGGCACCCTGGCCGATGGCCCGGCGCTGGTAGAGTTCGCTGCCAAGCAGGGCCTGAAAATCGGCACCGTGGCAGACCTCATTCACTTCCGCATGGTGAACGAGCGCACTATTCGCAAAGTGCGTGAAGGTAAGGTGAATACCGCTCACGGTGAATTCAACCTCACCGCGTACCGCGACCAGACCGCTGGCGACGTGCACCTGGCCCTGTCCATGGGTGATATCAGCGAGGCCGAACCCACGCTGGTTCGGGTGCATGTGCAATCGGCCCTGCGCGACCTGGTGGGCAGTGAGATCGAAGACCAACCCACCTGGAGCATGGCCCGCTGCATGCAGACCGTGGCCGAGGCTGGCAAAGGTGTGATTGTGCTGCTGGCCCGCGAAGAAGGGCCCGAGCAGTTGCTGAACAGCATCGACATGGCGCTGGGCGAGGAATTTACCGCCGGCAGCGGTAGCGCCGTGTATAACACCGTGGGTCTGGGCTCCCAGATTCTGCGCGACCTGGGGGTGGGAAAAATCCATTTGATGGGCGCCCCAATCAAGTACAATGCGCTCTCGGGTTTCGACCTCGAGGTGCTGGATTTCGTCAGCCCCAAGGCCGACTAA